The Cynocephalus volans isolate mCynVol1 chromosome 2, mCynVol1.pri, whole genome shotgun sequence genome window below encodes:
- the LOC134366763 gene encoding olfactory receptor 6E1-like: MEQVRTGDVRNRSAVQEFILEGFPAVRHLGSVFFLVHLLAYLASIMGNTLIITVTWADRRLQIPMYSFLSSFSFCECCFITTVIPKLLTIFLSGRQTISFAACFTQAFVFLFLGAAVFFLMAVLSLDRYLAICKPLHYPTIMNPRMCFLLVTACLALGFLLMVVPVIMLSQSSFCGPNVIPHFFCDFGPLTNLSCSDTTSVERLFFGLAFFVLFTSLIITIIAYSNIVVTVVHLPSAKERQKAFSTCSSHLIVLSLMYGSCVFIYVKPKQTNGLNSNREAALVNTVVTPLLNPVIYTLRNKQVHQALRDALSKVKLQK; the protein is encoded by the coding sequence ATGGAACAGGTGAGGACGGGGGATGTAAGGAACAGGTCAGCAGTCCAGGAGTTCATCTTGGAGGGGTTTCCTGCTGTCCGGCACCTGGGCAGTGTCTTTTTCCTGGTGCACCTGCTGGCGTACCTGGCCTCCATCATGGGTAACACGCTCATCATCACCGTTACCTGGGCTGACCGACGCCTGCAGATACCTATGTACTCTTTCCTCAGCAGTTTCTCCTTCTGTGAATGCTGTTTTATTACCACAGTTATTCCTAAATTGCTGACCATCTTTCTGTCAGGGAGGCAAACGATTTCCTTTGCTGCCTGCTTCACACAAgcctttgtcttccttttcctGGGGGCAGCTGTTTTCTTCCTAATGGCTGTATTATCCCTGGATCGCTACCTGGCCATTTGCAAACCTCTGCATTATCCGACCATCATGAACCCCAGGATGTGTTTCCTCCTGGTCACTGCCTGCTTAGCTTTGGGATTCCTCCTCATGGTAGTTCCAGTCATAATGCTTTCCCAGTCATCCTTCTGTGGCCCCAATGTCATCCCTCATTTCTTCTGTGATTTTGGGCCCTTGACTAATCTCTCCTGCTCTGACACCACATCTGTTGAAAGGTTGTTCTTTGGCCTGGCTTTCTTTGTCCTCTTTACATCCCTCATAATAACCATCATTGCATACAGCAACATAGTAGTCACAGTCGTGCATCTCCCGTCAGCCAAGGAGCGACAGAAAGCTTTCTCCACCTGCTCGTCACACCTCATTGTCCTCTCTCTGATGTATGGCAGCTGCGTCTTCATATATGTGAAACCAAAGCAAACGAACGGGCTGAACTCTAACAGAGAGGCTGCCCTTGTGAACACAGTGGTGACCCCGCTGTTGAACCCTGTCATCTACACTCTGCGGAACAAGCAAGTCCACCAGGCTCTGAGGGATGCTCTGTCCAAGGTGAAACTTCAGAAATAG
- the LOC134370900 gene encoding olfactory receptor 13A1 — protein sequence MKQWVEIHLIVPETPLGPSTMSNQTLVTEFILQGFSEHPEYQSLLFICFLSLHSAAITGNVLIILAIAVSPGLHTPMYFFLFNLATMDIICIFSVMPTALAGLVSEESSISYGGCMAQLYFLTWAASSELLLLTIMAYDRYAAICHPLHYGTVMSKAFCSMLAAGVWVLCAFNTAIHTGLMLRLDFCGPNVITHFFCEVPPLLLLSCSSTYVNSVMIVLADSFYGILNFLMTILSYCFIISSILKMRTAEGKKKAFSTCSSHIAVVCIYYSAVFYAYISPVSSYSAEKSKLAGVLYTMCSPALNPLIYTLRNKEVKAALRKLSSSFRN from the coding sequence ATGAAGCAGTGGGTGGAGATTCACCTGATAGTCCCAGAAACCCCTCTCGGCCCAAGCACCATGAGTAACCAGACACTGGTAACAGAGTTTATCCTGCAGGGCTTTTCAGAGCACCCAGAATACCAGTCGCTCTTATTCATCTGTTTCCTCTCCCTCCACTCTGCGGCCATCACAGGTAATGTGCTCATCATCTTGGCCATCGCCGTCAGCCCTGGGcttcacacccccatgtactttttcctgtTCAACTTGGCTACTATGGACATCATCTGCATCTTCTCCGTCATGCCCACGGCACTGGCAGGTCTGGTGTCAGAGGAGAGCTCCATCTCCTATGGGGGCTGCATGGCCCAGCTCTATTTCCTCACATGGGCCGCATCTTCAGAGCTGCTTCTGCTCACGATCATGGCCTATGACCGGTATGCGGCCATCTGCCATCCGCTGCATTACGGCACCGTGATGAGCAAGGCGTTCTGCAGCATGCTGGCCGCAGGTGTGTGGGTGCTCTGCGCCTTCAACACGGCCATCCACACGGGCCTGATGCTGCGCTTGGACTTCTGTGGCCCTAATGTCATCACACATTTCTTCTGTGAGGTCCCTCCTCTGCTACTTCTCTCCTGCAGCTCCACCTATGTGAACAGTGTCATGATTGTTCTGGCGGACAGCTTTTATGGCATATTGAACTTCCTGATGACGATCTTATCATACTGCTTCATCATCTCCAGTATCCTCAAGATGCGGACTGCAGAGGGGAAGaagaaagccttctccacctgctctTCCCACATTGCTGTGGTGTGCATTTACTACTCCGCTGTCTTCTACGCCTACATAAGTCCCGTCTCCAGCTACAGCGCCGAGAAGAGCAAATTGGCTGGCGTGCTGTACACCATGTGCAGCCCTGCCCTCAACCCCCTCATCTACACTTTGAGAAACAAAGAAGTCAAAGCAGCCCTCAGGAAGCTTTCCTCCTCCTTCAGAAATTAA